Within Sorghum bicolor cultivar BTx623 chromosome 2, Sorghum_bicolor_NCBIv3, whole genome shotgun sequence, the genomic segment GGTTCACTGTGGTGTGGGTTGCAAACCGGGCAACTCCggccatctcctcctcaactCCTTCGCTTGTTCTGACCAACAATTCTAACCTTGTCTTGTCCGATGCCAACGGCCGTGTTCTGTGGACAACCAACACGACCACTGCTCCGAGGTCGAATAGTACTACTGGATTGGTGCTTATGAACACAGGCAATCTCGTCCTACGGTCACCAAGCGGCAAGATTTTATGGCAGAGCTTTGACCACCCAACTGACACGCTACTCCCTGGCATGAAGATATGGAGGAGCCACAAGACGGATGAAGGAAACCGGCTTGTTTCTTGGAAGGACCCCGAAGACCCCTCGACGGGTACCTTCTCTTTCGGTGTGGAGACAGACTTGTTCGTGCAACCCTTCATCTGGAATGGCTCCCGTCCGCTATGGCGCAGTTCTGTATGGACAGGCTACACGATCTCCAGTCAAGTCTACCAGCTGAACACCAGCAGTTTGATGTACCTAGCATATGTTGACACTGTCGATGAGATTTCCATCGTCTTCACCATGTCCGAAGGTGCCCCACCTATGCGGGCTGTGATGAGCTACTCAGGCAGGATGGAACTACTTGGTTGGAATAGGAATTTATCAGATGATTGGACAGTGCACATAACATGGCCGGACAGTAGTGAGTGTAGCAGGTATGCCTACTGTGGACCCTCTGGTTACTGTGACTACACAGAGGCAACCCCAGCTTGCAAGTGCCTTGATGGGTTTCAGCCTACGGACGAGGGAGAATGGAGCAGCGGCAAGTTCTCACAAGGTTGCCGGCGAAAGGACCCACTACGCTGCAGTGAT encodes:
- the LOC110432326 gene encoding S-locus-specific glycoprotein S13-like — translated: MAFMSSISLYIAALLLFAALCTSDDRLVPDKPLLPGTTIISDGGEFAFGFFAPSNSTPEKLYLGIWYNNIPRFTVVWVANRATPAISSSTPSLVLTNNSNLVLSDANGRVLWTTNTTTAPRSNSTTGLVLMNTGNLVLRSPSGKILWQSFDHPTDTLLPGMKIWRSHKTDEGNRLVSWKDPEDPSTGTFSFGVETDLFVQPFIWNGSRPLWRSSVWTGYTISSQVYQLNTSSLMYLAYVDTVDEISIVFTMSEGAPPMRAVMSYSGRMELLGWNRNLSDDWTVHITWPDSSECSRYAYCGPSGYCDYTEATPACKCLDGFQPTDEGEWSSGKFSQGCRRKDPLRCSDGFLAMPGMKVPDKFVRIRKRTLVECVAECSSNCSCLAYAYANLNSSESNADVTRCLVWIGDQLVDTQKIGMMSSYFFNTAGAEAEETLYLRVANMSGTISYEENF